TCGGCCGGGTCGAGGAGTTCTTCGCGACGACCGGCGTCGGCCGCCTGGCCACGGTCTCCGGCCGTGGTTACGCCCTCGACAAGAGCGGTGACCTGGAGCTGACCGCCAAGGTCACCCAGGCGGTCGCCGACGGACGCGGAGCCCTGGCCCGCGACCACGGCCAGATCCTGGCGGGCGCCGGCGACGGCGACGTGTGGATCAACCCGACCGTCCTCACCGACGCCGCCGGCGAACCGCTGGCGACCGTGCGGGACGGGGACGCGATCCTGTTCGCCAACTTCCGCAGCGACCGCATCCAGCAGCTCGCCAACGACCTGGTGAAGCACCTGGCCGAGAGCGACGTACGGATCCTCTCCCTCACCCAGTACGACACCGAGGCGGACATCCCCGCCCTGGTCGGCCGCGCCGACGCCTCCGGCGGCCTCGCGGACCAGCTGGAGGCGCACGGCCTGCGCTCCGTACGGGTCGCGGAACAGGAGAAGTTCGAGCACGTCACGTACTACCTGAACGGGCGCGACGAGCGGCGCCGGGAGGTCGAGGAGCACGTCCGGATCACCTCGGACGAGGCACCCGAGTACACCGCCCGGCCCGAGATGAACCTCGACCGGGTCGCCGACGCGGTCATCGAGGCCGCGGGCCGGACCGACGTCGCCCTCGTGGCGGCCAACCTCGCCAACATCGACGTCGTCGGCCACACCGGCGACCACGACGCCACCGTGAAGGCCGCCGAGTACACCGACGGCCAGGTCGAACGGATCCTGACCGCCGCCGCGGCCACCGGACGCTGGGTGGTGCTGGTCGGCGACCACGGGAACGCCGAGCGGATGTCCAAGCCCGGCCCGGACGGCGCCCCGCTCCCGTACGGCGGGCACACCACCAACCCGGTTCCCGCGGTCGTCGTCCCGGCTCCCGGGCAGCTCCTGCCCGACGCCCTCCGTGACGGCGGCAGCCTCGCCGACATCGCGCCCACCGTGCTCGCCCTGCTCGGCCGTCCGAGCGGTCCCGCCATGACCGGAAGGAGCCTGCTGTGACCCTCGCGCCCCCGCTCGCCCAGACCATCACCCCGGGCGGCACCCGCTTCGCCGGCGCCTACGCCGACGGCGCCGTCCGCCACGAGCCGGACGCCGGCCCCGCGTTGGCCGCCGAGGTCCGCGCCAGCGCCGACGGCTCCGCCCACGTGCTGACCGTCACCAACCTCACCTCCGAGGCGCAGGAGCTGCTGCCCGAGCCGCTGCTGCCGCCCGGCGACGGACCGCTGCTGTTCCTCGGCGGCGCGTCCACCACCGCCGAGCGCGACGGCCTGCTCGTCGCCCGCCTCGCCCCCCACGGGTTCGTCCGCCTCGGGCGCGCCCTCGACACCGACCAGGAGCACGCCTCATGACCACCGTCACCGGACCGCGCCCGCGCGTGGCGCTGATCGGGGACCACGGCAAGTCCCCCGCCCACGCCCGCCTCGACGGCTTCCGCGCCGAGTTGGAGGTGGACACCGTGTGGGTGCCCACCGACACGATCACCGGCCCGGAGTCGTTCGACGGCTTCGACGGCCTGTGGGTCGTGCCCGGCTCCCCGTACGAGAACAAGGACGGCGTCCTCGCCGCCGTCCGGCACGCCCGCGAGAACGGCATCCCGTACCTGGGCACCTGCGGCGGCTTCCAGCACGCGCTGATCGAGTACGCCCGCAGCGTCGCCGGTCTCACCGACGCCGACGACGTCCAGTACGACCCCGAGGCGGCCACCCCGCTGATCGTGCCGCTCACCTGCTGCCTCGCCGGCGAGCAGGCGCCCCTGCTGCTGACCGCCGGCAGCCGGCTCTCCGCGGTCTACGACGGCGCCGAGCGCTCGACGGAGACGTACCACTGCAAGTACGGGCTGAACGCGGAGTTCGTCGAACTCCTCACCGGCGCGGGCGTGCTGTTCAGCGGCTGGGACGAGGAAGGCGCCCCGCGGGCCGCCGAGGTGCCGGGCCACCCGTTCTTCATCGGCACTCTGTTCCAGCCCGAGCTGGTCTCGGGGCCGGGCCGGATCCACCGGCTGATCACGGCCTTCACGGCCGAGGTGAGCGCCCGGGCGGCCGTCGCCGTCTGAGGCGGTACGCCCGGCCGGGGATGCTCACGCCTCCGCCGAGCCCTCGCCCTCGCCCTCGCCCCAGATCAGCGCGTCGAGCACGGCGCGGTGCTCGGGCCGGATCGCGTACCAGGCCCACGTGCCGCGCTTCCTGCGGCTCACGAGGCCGGCGTCCACGAGGATCTTCATGTGGTAGCTGACGGTCGGCTGGGCGAGGTCCAGCAGCGGCGTCATGTCGCACACGCACGCCTCGCCCTCCGGGGCGGCCAGCAGCACGCTGAGGATCTGCAGCCTGGTCGGATCGGCGATGCCCTTCACGTTCCGGGCCAACGCCTCCGCCCGTTCCCTGGGCAGCGGTTCCACGTCGAGGGGCGGCCCGCAGGTCGGATCCTCGTCGACGAAGGGCAGCAACCCCGAGCGATGGTCGGTCGCTTGTTCTGCTGGCATGACGATCACCCTATGTCCGCCGCGCCGACCGTCTGAGTCACATCGAGCGAGTTCACCCACTGTTCGCCTGACATTCAGCAGACGTCCGAGCAGCTCCCGCACGTCCCCCCTTCTCCCCTTTCCCACCACCGCAAAGGCACCGCCATGTCTGTCACCTCCACCGCACTTCGAAGCAACGCGACGTTCTCCTCGCGCCGGATGCGACAGGGAGCCGCCGCCTCCGCCGGCCTCGTGCTCGCCGCCGTCCTCACCGGCTGCGCCGGTGCCGCGAAGGCCGACACCGGGGCCCTGCAGGCCAGCGGTTCCACCACGGTCGCCCCGGTCGCCTCCGACGCCGCCGAGGCGCTCAAGGCCAAGGGCCTGAACATCACCGTCGCCACCCAGGGCGGCTCCGCCGGCGGCATCTCCCAGCTCGGCACCGGCCAGATCGAGATCGCCCTCAGCTCCAAGCCGCTCTCCGACAAGGACCACAAGGCGTACCCGAACGCCGACTTCGTCACCACACAGATCGGCGCGGACGCCGTCGGCGTCATCATCACCAAGGAGGTCGCCGACGGCGGGGTGAAGAGCCTCTCCAAGGCGCAGGTGAAGGGCCTCTTCGAAGGCAAGATCACCAACTGGAAGGAGGTCGGCGGCCCCGACCTCCAGGTCTTCGTCTACGACAAGGAGCCCGGCCGCGGCACCCGCGAGGTCCTCGACAAGTTCGTCTACGGCAAGGGCGAGCCGCCGGCCCCGCCGCAGTCCGCGAACTACGCCGTCGTCGGCGGCAACACGGAGACCCGCAACAAGCTGAAGTCCACCCGCGGTTCCATCGCCCCGCTGTCGACCGGCTTCATCGACGGCCACCCCGACCTGGTCGCCGTACCCCTGGACGGTGTCGCCCCGACCCTGGAGAACGTGGCGTCCGGCAAGTACCCGATGACCCGCCCGCTGTTCATGATCACCAACGGTCAGCCCAAGGGCCACGCCAAGCAGTACATCGACTACATCCTCTCCGCCGAGGGCCAGAAGCTGCTGCCGAAGCACGGCTACCTGACCCGCGAGCAGATGGGGCTCTGACCGATGAGCCTCACTCTGGAGCGCCCCGCCAAGGCGCCCGGAACCACCGCGACGCGGCCGCCCGAGGAGGGCGGCCGCCCCGGCCGGGCCAGATGGGTCTGGGGCTGGGCCTACAGCGGCGTCCTGTCCGTCGTCCTCGCCCTCGTGGTCCTGCTCGGCTACCTGGCCGACGGCATCGCGAGCGGCACGGTCGACTGGGGAGCCCTCCTCACCGACTCCGTCTGGAGCCCGGGGAACCTCGCCTTCGGCGGCCTGGCCATGATCTACGGATCGGCGGTGGTCTGCGTCCTCGCCCTGGTCCTCGCCGTCCCCGTCGGCTGGGCGGCGGCCATCGCCCTCTCCGAGTACCTGCCGCCCCGCCTCGCCAAGCCGCTGCGCCTGAGCATCGAACTCCTCGCGGCCGTCCCCTCCATCGTCTACGGCCTCATCGGCATCATGGTGATCCGGCCGTTCGTCGCCGGCCTCGGCGACGTGCCGGGCGGCGACAGCATCCTCGCCGCCGGAATCGTCCTCGCCGTGATGATCACGCCGACGATCGTGGCGGTGAGCGTGGACGCCCTGGCAGCCGTACCCGGCCGCTACCGGGAGGCCGCGTACTCCCTCGGCCTCACCCGCCGGGAGGTCGTCCGCTCCGCCGTCCTGCCCCAGGCCCGCTCGGGCATGCGCGCCGGCGTCCTGCTCGGCCTGGCCCGGGCGCTCGGCGAGGCCATCGCGGTCTTCATGGTCATCGGCCGTGCCGACGGCCGGCTCCCGGAGTCGTTCGGCGACTTCTTCTCCTCGCTCGTCCGCCCCGGCCAGACCCTCACCACCAAGCTGGCCGGCCCCGAGCCGATGCTCGCCGGAACCTCCGGCCCCTACTTCGCCGCCCTGTGCGGCCTCGGCATGATCCTGCTGGCCCTCGTCGCCGCGGCCACCGTCTGGGGCACCCGCGGCGCCTCGGCCCAGGTCCGGCGCGGACCGCGCGTACGACGGACCTCCGCGTGGATGCGCGGCCCCAAGGACCGGCTGACCACGGCCGTGCGCTACGGCGCCCTGCTGCTGCCGACCGCCCTCCTGCTCGGCATGGTCGGCATCCTGCTGGCCCGCGGCGGAACGGCGCTCAATCCGGCCTTCTGGTTCACCCCGTCGGCCGGCGCCTCCGACGGGGGCATCCGCGACCAGATCGTCGGCACGCTCCTGCTCCTCGCGACCACCGCGCTGATCGCGCTTCCGCTCGGCTACGGAGCGGGCATCGTGATCGGGACCCGTGCCTCCGCGAAGACCTCCCGGATCCTGGAGACGCTGACCGTGGCGGTCGGCGGGACGCCCACCATCCTGCTCGGTCTGGCGGGTTACGTGCTGCTGTGCACGACCATGGGCTGGGGTCGTTCCTGGCTGGCCGGCGCCGTCGTCCTGGTGCCCGTCGTGGTGCCGGTCGTCGCCCTCACCACAGCCGGCCGCGTCCGCGGCATGCCGGGCGAACTCACCGAGAGCGCCCTCGCGCTGGGCCTGACCCGGGCGCAGTACATCCGCTCCGTGGTCATCCCCTACACCTGGCCGGCCACGCTCACGGGACTGCTGCTCGGACTGGCCCGCGCGGCGGGCGAGACGGCTCCCCTGATCTTCACGGCCACCGTGTTCTTCGGAGCCCCCGCCCTCCCGACCGGCATCGTCAACGCCCCGGTGCAGGCCCTGCCCACGCACATCTTCACCCTGTCGCAGGACTCCGGCGCCCCCGAGGCGATCGCCCAGGCGTGGGGCAGCGCCCTCGTCCTGGTGCTGATCACCGCCGGACTGCTCAGCCTGGCCGTCTTCCTGCGCAACCGATTCGAAGGAGCACGACGTTGGACAACGTGACGACGGGGAACGCCGGCCCGCGAAACG
The Streptomyces roseofulvus genome window above contains:
- the gpmI gene encoding 2,3-bisphosphoglycerate-independent phosphoglycerate mutase, whose translation is MTETTDTRPGILLVLDGWGHAEPGPGNALAVADTPVLDGIRAKYPATLVEASGEHVGLLPGTVGNSEIGHMVIGAGRPLDYDSVLVQRQIDSGGLRDNPRLTEALDALAAGGGALHLVGLASDGQIHAHVDHLHELLSIAAARGVERVWVHAITDGRDVADRTAGHYLGRVEEFFATTGVGRLATVSGRGYALDKSGDLELTAKVTQAVADGRGALARDHGQILAGAGDGDVWINPTVLTDAAGEPLATVRDGDAILFANFRSDRIQQLANDLVKHLAESDVRILSLTQYDTEADIPALVGRADASGGLADQLEAHGLRSVRVAEQEKFEHVTYYLNGRDERRREVEEHVRITSDEAPEYTARPEMNLDRVADAVIEAAGRTDVALVAANLANIDVVGHTGDHDATVKAAEYTDGQVERILTAAAATGRWVVLVGDHGNAERMSKPGPDGAPLPYGGHTTNPVPAVVVPAPGQLLPDALRDGGSLADIAPTVLALLGRPSGPAMTGRSLL
- a CDS encoding glutamine amidotransferase-related protein: MTTVTGPRPRVALIGDHGKSPAHARLDGFRAELEVDTVWVPTDTITGPESFDGFDGLWVVPGSPYENKDGVLAAVRHARENGIPYLGTCGGFQHALIEYARSVAGLTDADDVQYDPEAATPLIVPLTCCLAGEQAPLLLTAGSRLSAVYDGAERSTETYHCKYGLNAEFVELLTGAGVLFSGWDEEGAPRAAEVPGHPFFIGTLFQPELVSGPGRIHRLITAFTAEVSARAAVAV
- a CDS encoding metalloregulator ArsR/SmtB family transcription factor gives rise to the protein MPAEQATDHRSGLLPFVDEDPTCGPPLDVEPLPRERAEALARNVKGIADPTRLQILSVLLAAPEGEACVCDMTPLLDLAQPTVSYHMKILVDAGLVSRRKRGTWAWYAIRPEHRAVLDALIWGEGEGEGSAEA
- a CDS encoding phosphate ABC transporter substrate-binding protein; the protein is MSVTSTALRSNATFSSRRMRQGAAASAGLVLAAVLTGCAGAAKADTGALQASGSTTVAPVASDAAEALKAKGLNITVATQGGSAGGISQLGTGQIEIALSSKPLSDKDHKAYPNADFVTTQIGADAVGVIITKEVADGGVKSLSKAQVKGLFEGKITNWKEVGGPDLQVFVYDKEPGRGTREVLDKFVYGKGEPPAPPQSANYAVVGGNTETRNKLKSTRGSIAPLSTGFIDGHPDLVAVPLDGVAPTLENVASGKYPMTRPLFMITNGQPKGHAKQYIDYILSAEGQKLLPKHGYLTREQMGL
- the pstC gene encoding phosphate ABC transporter permease subunit PstC; translation: MSLTLERPAKAPGTTATRPPEEGGRPGRARWVWGWAYSGVLSVVLALVVLLGYLADGIASGTVDWGALLTDSVWSPGNLAFGGLAMIYGSAVVCVLALVLAVPVGWAAAIALSEYLPPRLAKPLRLSIELLAAVPSIVYGLIGIMVIRPFVAGLGDVPGGDSILAAGIVLAVMITPTIVAVSVDALAAVPGRYREAAYSLGLTRREVVRSAVLPQARSGMRAGVLLGLARALGEAIAVFMVIGRADGRLPESFGDFFSSLVRPGQTLTTKLAGPEPMLAGTSGPYFAALCGLGMILLALVAAATVWGTRGASAQVRRGPRVRRTSAWMRGPKDRLTTAVRYGALLLPTALLLGMVGILLARGGTALNPAFWFTPSAGASDGGIRDQIVGTLLLLATTALIALPLGYGAGIVIGTRASAKTSRILETLTVAVGGTPTILLGLAGYVLLCTTMGWGRSWLAGAVVLVPVVVPVVALTTAGRVRGMPGELTESALALGLTRAQYIRSVVIPYTWPATLTGLLLGLARAAGETAPLIFTATVFFGAPALPTGIVNAPVQALPTHIFTLSQDSGAPEAIAQAWGSALVLVLITAGLLSLAVFLRNRFEGARRWTT